The genomic window CAACGGGTCGGGCGTCTGGCTTTTTCGTTCAGCGTCAACGCACCGGAGTTCGGAATCTAAAGCAAGTGCTTCTGGTAAGCACCATGGAGGAATTTCGGATGTACGAAGGTACGGTCAAGTGGTTCAATTCGGAAAAGGGTTACGGTTTCATTCAGGTGGAGAACGGTGACGACGTGTTCGTTCACTACAGCGCCATTCAGGGCCATGGCTTTAAGAC from Alicyclobacillus vulcanalis includes these protein-coding regions:
- a CDS encoding cold-shock protein gives rise to the protein MYEGTVKWFNSEKGYGFIQVENGDDVFVHYSAIQGHGFKTLDEGQRVTFDIVEGPKGPQAANVVKY